In Lactuca sativa cultivar Salinas chromosome 5, Lsat_Salinas_v11, whole genome shotgun sequence, the DNA window TAGCAAACAACAATTTTGAATGACTTATTCATTTCCTTCAAATCCATTATGTTCCTGTTTTTTATTCCATTCTATCTTACCAAACATCCCCCAAGAGAAACATACTATCTTGGGTTTAAATCTTTAGTAAAAAGTAGGAATTTGAATCAATATAAAATTTAACATCTTTCCACATATTCTGAAGCATTAACTATTCCAAACCCACAAAAAAGAGGAAAGAATAGAAAGTGACATATACACTATAAGTCTATAACACTAATCTCTCTCACTTAACTCCCTGCAAAATAGATTATCAgaaggaagaagatgatgagTGAGGTTGAGCTTGAGCTTGAGCTTGCTCCCTTTCTGCCACCATCATAAGCATCTCAAGGCGCTTATCAAACAGCAATGCACTTTCATCTCTTTCATCAAGCTCTCCTGCTTCAATTTCCAGCCACTTTTCACGCAAATCATCAAGAACATTCCCTTCTGTCATCTTCATTTCAGCTCCAGGAGCATTTGGAACAGTGGTCCGAAGTGATGAATCTCCTGATGGAGGTGGCAGACTCAAAACCATTGCTCTAAACTCTCGTGTATCTGCAAATGTCTCAAAATTGCATGCCATTACATCCAGACAATATTCCCTGATCTTCAAAACACCATACATGTCTGATAATATCAACCACTGACACAATTCTGCAGGAGGAATCATTTCTAGATGAGGTAGAACAGCATCAGCTACAGCTCGTTTAAGTGGAAATAACAAATATCTTGAAGCAGCATCAAACATTTCTTCAGCCTGTTGTATGaaatcaaacaaattttttttttcaattcataATCATCATTCATGAATGTTAAGAATGTTAGAATGTACCTGATCAGGATCTACATCCTTCAAACCATCTGTGTACCTGAGAtcaaaacatataaatatatatatatatatatatatatatatatatatatatatatatatatatatatatatatatatatatatatatatatatatatatatatatatatgtgatttTTATATTATAATGGAAAAGGGGAATGGAAGTTATTGAGTCTTACATGTACTCGATCATTTTCTCGAAAGCTTCCATGGAAAGATCACGTTCTTCAAGAAGTGGAAGAGGGTAATTTGGTAAACCTTCTTTTCCTTCAAGGAAATCATCCATGCGGGAAAGTCTTGTTTTGAAGTATTCGGATCTTGAAGCTAAGATTATCTGGTGGCAACGAAAGATCTTGTCATCAACTTTTATACAAACATCTGCAAGATCATCTTCCAATGAAGTTAATTTCATTCGTGAAACAAGATCATCATGCTCTTTGGTTGAATTAGCAAGAGATATTTGAAGAAGACGGGATAAAGCAGCAGGGAGACGATCATCTTCAGGAAGAGAAGTGCCCTGTAAGATATATCGTCTTTGTGAATTGTCGATATCTTGTAGGGCTTTATAATCTGCGTATTTTTGATGTCTCACTTCCTTTTCTATCACTTTTTGTAATGATTCACACTTCAAAACTTTGCATATTCTCACAAGATCTTCCATGTCGTCCACTGCAATCTCGAGTCTATCAGAGTAAAAGAAGTGAATCAGGCTGTAGAATGCAGGATATGACAGTTTTTCTCGAGAGAATCTTATTTCCTTGCGACACCTCCAATCGTTCTGGAATTTGTTCTTGAGGTAGGGAGATCGAGCGCTCAAGATGACTCTATGAGCTTCGATAGGTCTTCCATGGAGATAGAACACAACATCTGGAGGAAAATAGCTCGGGCTGGATCCTCCATTagacaaatcacctaatcaaagTACTTGGTCTGATCGATATTCAATTTGATCAACAACAAATCTTAATCAAACGTATAAAGATCAGATGTTTGAACGAACCTGTAAGCTGAGATTGACCATCCAATTGCTCTAGATTACCTCTATTAGCGAGACACCCAAGAAATGTTTCTCTCAAAGCTCCCTGCAACGGACCCAACGGCGGCGGCCGAGCTTCAAACGCCTTCAAAAGCTTCCTGACCTTCAAATTCAACGACGCGTAATGACATCTATCACCATCAAAGGTGTGTTCGGAGCAAATTGCGCCGTTTTCCAGCAACATCCTGGCGGCGTCAAGATGCCCTGCTAAACAAGCGTAATACAGAGCCACTGAGTCCCACTGGTCGCGCGCGTTTACGTTAACACCGGACTCCAATAGGTATTTCAACCGGTTGACGTCGCCGGCGCGTGAGGCTTCGAAAACATCGCCGTAAGGAACTTTTTTCAGTGGGACTGATGCCAAAAAGTCTTCTGGGCCGAGGTCAATGTCGTCCAAATCCGACATAACGATTACGATTTTGATTTTACAGATGCTACCTGGGTCTGAAcaaagtgatgacgatgatgatgaagataagAGTGTCGATTCATTTCGTAGTTAAAGATTGAAGATGGAGGCGGTTTTTGCGAAATCGCATTTCCTTTGTAATCGGAATACAATTAGGGTTTATCAATTGATTGAAGCGAGAAAGGGGTTACAGGAAGAAGATGATTCAGATGTTTATAAACCGCAATATCCAAATGGATGACTCTTGTCCGAGTTTCTTTGAgtttaacaaaacaaaatttggattttattgaAGTAAGCGAATCATAAAGAAATTCTCTCTTGTTTCTTAACTTCTTTCAACAAAAATACaaactttgatgaaaaaaaaaatattttactttGTTATAGTAAATATTGAAACAATTAATGTTGGGCACAAACGTATATCCTCATCATAACAACAACATTAATAAGAAGATTATATTAACTTAATAGAATCGTATTAGCAATGTTATAGGATCTTAGGTAAATCCTGTTTTTTTTGTCATGAAATAAGTTTTCTCATAAACATTATTAATACAACCCAAAGAAAGTGCCTAATTGGCATTTGTACTACAACATTTTCATGTATATAtttgaattaattttgtaacTTGCATCACAAATTTAAGCTATCAACTTCCACATTATTAGAATTTAGGCGTCTCAATCTCTGATCAAGTTCTGCCATTACAGCTGGTTCTTGCTTTTTCCTTTCCTTTGATATATTTATACTTGTGCTTGTCATAAACCCCACTTTATCAAACGCGGCCTACAAAAAATACCAAAACATCACGTCACACTGACAGAAACAGACACCACAGAACAGGTTATACTGCGGTTGACATGCATTGGATTAGACTGGAACTGATGTCAGTAGGACAAAAATTATCTTACCGTCAATAGATCATCCGGATCGAATAGATGATGAGTAGTATTTTGTATTACATTAATTACATCCCCAACATGGTGTGTTGTGAGCAACTCTTCTTCTTTCATCTGCAATGTTTTTAAGACTAATTTCAGACATTTGAcaaaaaaatcaaacatttttataaaaaaaaaaaaaaaaaagttgcaattttcgtttttcatgggaTTGAGTATAAGTGTATCATCACCTTGAAGATAGCTAGAGCCACATTAAATAGAACTTTTGCTCCTTCATAGAAGAGAACATCCCAAACTCGCAAGGTTGTCTGAATAAGTTTTGTAAGTAAGAAACCATTAGATATTTAGATACATAAACATGTATCTAAATTACAAAAAATCTCAACATACTTTATTCTTTTTACCAATATAAGAAATGTAGTTTACTTTTTAcccaaaaattgcaaaaataaagtatgttgctattatcaGTAAAGAAATGTTACTACCTCTGAAGGCAGGCTCTTTGAAAAGAGGCAAAGAAACCATTCGGTGGCAACAAGGGAAACATCGAACTCAATGGCTTCTAAATGAGCATATATACTGCATATTTAAGAATCTTGAAAGATTAAAAGCTGTaaactttaaaaagaaaaagactATGAAGAATCTTGAAAGATTAAAATATTACCTTGGACACTTTTTTTTCAACAAATCCTTGAACACCCGTTGTTCTACATGGCAACCTGTTAAGTTACTTGAATAACAATCATTGACTAGTACATTTTCCAAAAGAACTGCTAACATCCAAAAAGCATCTTCTTCCGTTTTCATCACAAGTAACAATAATGCAGCAACATAATTCAAACCCTGATTCAACATATGCATCATCTTTCATCATCTTAAACAAATTAAAGGGATAACGGATTCAAAAAAAAAAGGTTGGATTTTTTATTTACCTGACAATAACCAACATCAGAATCACGGAAAGAGTAACCAACAAGAACACGTCTCAAAGAAGCATGACCTTCGGGAGTGTCCAACCATGGATGACCAGGGAAAGTTCTAGGCAGATCCTGCAAGAGTGTaaaatgtctaaaatacccttcaAGTCAAAAACAGAAAAATCTTCATATGTATAACTTACATGATCGATCTGCTTAGTGGCAGGGGTGACTTTACCCTCAACAGCTATTATCAGATCATTATAATAGCTATCAGGAACAGTCGATTTCTTCTTAGCAGCGCCAGATAAAGAAAACCAAACTTTAGGTCTCAAAACTGGAGGAATTCCCTTCCTTATTAGCTTCTTGAGGGTGATTGCGTTCACTAAAACTGAAAATTTCAAGGATGCTTTAAGGGCAGAGGATACATCGGTTTGCAAATACCAATTTGCCCCTTTGCTGGCTTCTAATGACCACCAAACCCTACCTTGTTCCCTCACTTTCTCTCTCACCTCATTCAATATGTTCGCATCATCAACATTGCCTTCCACAGTAAACCCATAAAGATCTTGAAACTTTACTGTAATATTTGCCCTTCTAGCATGAATGCTTGGTCTCAAGATTGGGATTTGTGATTGAATCTCAAGCGACAAATCCCTCTTGCTTTGAGTTCCATACATTTCTTAAACTAGTGAACGCAAATTACAACGATAATATAGATCTATCGAGAGAGAGGAATGATGGGTCTTGAAGAAGTTAGCAAATTGTGGAATACGCCATGGACTTAACAATCTAAAATATTCAAGAAATTTATGGGTTCTTTCAGGAAAAGTACAAAATACTCTATATAAGAAAGACGATAGAGAAAGCTCACATGGGCATAATTAGATGATCTAAAGATCGAATCTATACAACCTAACTCCAAATGGGTGCTTGAGATAATTCGGATTCTTAAATACAAGACCCCAGAAGACCAAACTGATGAAGATTCCGAAGAGAAATAAAAAGATTGCAAGAAAGAAAAAACGAATTCAATCAAGATATAGTAATCAAGCAAACTGCATAATGAAAATAAAAGATAGAAAAGAGAAAGGATAAAATGATAATCTTGAAATGAAGGTTTGACAATAGATAGAAGAGTTGGGGAAAGCCCTAATCTATTTAGGGTGCGACTCGTTTGAATTGATGAAGAATGGGTGTCTGAAatcttattttattataaaattaGGGAAGAACTAACCGAGTAGTGGAAGTAGAAGAGATTTTCAAAGAGGTGGGTACTGGGTAAAGGTTAAGCCTTTAACTTGATAACTTGATCAGAGGTAATGTTGGATGCTTGGATTGTTAGCGACTTAGCGTCATGGATGATAAGAGATTGGTGGTC includes these proteins:
- the LOC111878848 gene encoding BTB/POZ domain-containing protein At2g04740; protein product: MSDLDDIDLGPEDFLASVPLKKVPYGDVFEASRAGDVNRLKYLLESGVNVNARDQWDSVALYYACLAGHLDAARMLLENGAICSEHTFDGDRCHYASLNLKVRKLLKAFEARPPPLGPLQGALRETFLGCLANRGNLEQLDGQSQLTGDLSNGGSSPSYFPPDVVFYLHGRPIEAHRVILSARSPYLKNKFQNDWRCRKEIRFSREKLSYPAFYSLIHFFYSDRLEIAVDDMEDLVRICKVLKCESLQKVIEKEVRHQKYADYKALQDIDNSQRRYILQGTSLPEDDRLPAALSRLLQISLANSTKEHDDLVSRMKLTSLEDDLADVCIKVDDKIFRCHQIILASRSEYFKTRLSRMDDFLEGKEGLPNYPLPLLEERDLSMEAFEKMIEYMYTDGLKDVDPDQAEEMFDAASRYLLFPLKRAVADAVLPHLEMIPPAELCQWLILSDMYGVLKIREYCLDVMACNFETFADTREFRAMVLSLPPPSGDSSLRTTVPNAPGAEMKMTEGNVLDDLREKWLEIEAGELDERDESALLFDKRLEMLMMVAEREQAQAQAQPHSSSSSF
- the LOC111878840 gene encoding uncharacterized protein LOC111878840; protein product: MYGTQSKRDLSLEIQSQIPILRPSIHARRANITVKFQDLYGFTVEGNVDDANILNEVREKVREQGRVWWSLEASKGANWYLQTDVSSALKASLKFSVLVNAITLKKLIRKGIPPVLRPKVWFSLSGAAKKKSTVPDSYYNDLIIAVEGKVTPATKQIDHDLPRTFPGHPWLDTPEGHASLRRVLVGYSFRDSDVGYCQGLNYVAALLLLVMKTEEDAFWMLAVLLENVLVNDCYSSNLTGCHVEQRVFKDLLKKKCPSIYAHLEAIEFDVSLVATEWFLCLFSKSLPSETTLRVWDVLFYEGAKVLFNVALAIFKMKEEELLTTHHVGDVINVIQNTTHHLFDPDDLLTAAFDKVGFMTSTSINISKERKKQEPAVMAELDQRLRRLNSNNVEVDSLNL